One part of the Oncorhynchus kisutch isolate 150728-3 linkage group LG22, Okis_V2, whole genome shotgun sequence genome encodes these proteins:
- the LOC109867244 gene encoding G protein pathway suppressor 2 isoform X12: MPALLERPKLSNSMARALHKHIMRERDRKRQEEEEVDKMMEQKQKEEEERKRKKEVEERMSLDETKEQIMKMGEKLQGLQEEKHQLFLQLKKVLHEEEKRRRKEQSDMTTLTSATYQPSMAIHSGQHLLSMQAGQVSHGRSAALLGERSKQLFQSPVLPGRHYQSQPGMSSVGSEHGQYSASQAAHGPYGQLTQAQHSSPFATSQHVPVSYASSSQLRGASAFQAMQYLPHQQQGYAVHSHFTSQPGLIPSAGIPLQKQLEHANQQSGFTDSSGLPYAHPPRPASPGSFTHGTPPQQAHPTTFQSSPQPTPRHAYLSHSQSGQRFYHNK, encoded by the exons ATGCCTGCTCTACTAGAGAGGCCCAAACTGTCCAATTCCATGGCACGCGCCCTGCACAAACACATCATGCGAGAGCGAGACCGCAAGAGACAAG AGGAGGAAGAAGTAGACAAAATGATGGAGCAGAagcagaaggaggaggaggaaaggaagagaaagaaagaggtggaagagagaatGTCTTTAGATGAGACGAAAGAGCAG aTCATGAAGATGGGGGAGAAGCTACAGGGGCTACAAGAAGAGAAACACCAGCTCTTCCTCCAGTTGAAGAAAGTGCtccatgaggaggagaagagacggAGGAAAGAACAGAG TGACATGACAACCCTGACATCTGCTACGTACCAGCCCAGCATGGCTATCCACTCAGGACAACATCTGCTCAGCATGCAAG CAGGTCAAGTGAGCCATGGCCGCTCTGCTGCTCTGCTTGGAGAACGCAGTAAACAGCTCTTCCAGTCCCCTGTCCTTCCT GGGCGTCACTACCAGAGCCAGCCAGGGATGAGCTCCGTGGGATCCGAGCATGGGCAGTattcagccagccaggcagcccaTGGCCCCTACGGCCAGCTCACCCAGGCACAGCACTCCTCTCCCTTCGCCACCAGCCAGCATGTCCCTGTCAGCTACGCCAGCAGCTCGCAGCTCAGAG GTGCCTCGGCGTTCCAGGCCATGCAGTACCTGCCTCACCAGCAGCAGGGCTACGCTGTACACAGCCACTTTACCTCTCAGCCAG GATTAATCCCCAGTGCTGGGATCCCTCTACAGAAGCAGCTTGAACATGCTAATCAACAATCTGGTTTCACTGACTCT TCTGGCTTACCGTATGCCCATCCCCCCCGTCCAGCCTCTCCGGGAAGCTTTACCCATGGAACACCTCCACAGCAGGCTCACCCA
- the LOC109867244 gene encoding G protein pathway suppressor 2 isoform X5, which translates to MPALLERPKLSNSMARALHKHIMRERDRKRQEEEEVDKMMEQKQKEEEERKRKKEVEERMSLDETKEQIMKMGEKLQGLQEEKHQLFLQLKKVLHEEEKRRRKEQSDMTTLTSATYQPSMAIHSGQHLLSMQGQVSHGRSAALLGERSKQLFQSPVLPGRHYQSQPGMSSVGSEHGQYSASQAAHGPYGQLTQAQHSSPFATSQHVPVSYASSSQLRGASAFQAMQYLPHQQQGYAVHSHFTSQPGLIPSAGIPLQKQLEHANQQSGFTDSSTLRPMHSQTLHACAAGLLPTPSLAVQIPAAKSGLPYAHPPRPASPGSFTHGTPPQQAHPTTFQSSPQPTPRHAYLSHSQSGQRFYHNK; encoded by the exons ATGCCTGCTCTACTAGAGAGGCCCAAACTGTCCAATTCCATGGCACGCGCCCTGCACAAACACATCATGCGAGAGCGAGACCGCAAGAGACAAG AGGAGGAAGAAGTAGACAAAATGATGGAGCAGAagcagaaggaggaggaggaaaggaagagaaagaaagaggtggaagagagaatGTCTTTAGATGAGACGAAAGAGCAG aTCATGAAGATGGGGGAGAAGCTACAGGGGCTACAAGAAGAGAAACACCAGCTCTTCCTCCAGTTGAAGAAAGTGCtccatgaggaggagaagagacggAGGAAAGAACAGAG TGACATGACAACCCTGACATCTGCTACGTACCAGCCCAGCATGGCTATCCACTCAGGACAACATCTGCTCAGCATGCAAG GTCAAGTGAGCCATGGCCGCTCTGCTGCTCTGCTTGGAGAACGCAGTAAACAGCTCTTCCAGTCCCCTGTCCTTCCT GGGCGTCACTACCAGAGCCAGCCAGGGATGAGCTCCGTGGGATCCGAGCATGGGCAGTattcagccagccaggcagcccaTGGCCCCTACGGCCAGCTCACCCAGGCACAGCACTCCTCTCCCTTCGCCACCAGCCAGCATGTCCCTGTCAGCTACGCCAGCAGCTCGCAGCTCAGAG GTGCCTCGGCGTTCCAGGCCATGCAGTACCTGCCTCACCAGCAGCAGGGCTACGCTGTACACAGCCACTTTACCTCTCAGCCAG GATTAATCCCCAGTGCTGGGATCCCTCTACAGAAGCAGCTTGAACATGCTAATCAACAATCTGGTTTCACTGACTCT AGTACTCTACGGCCCATGCACTCTCAGACACTTCATGCCTGTGCTGCAGGCCTGCTGCCTACCCCCTCCCTCGCTGTGCAGATCCCCGCTGCCAAG TCTGGCTTACCGTATGCCCATCCCCCCCGTCCAGCCTCTCCGGGAAGCTTTACCCATGGAACACCTCCACAGCAGGCTCACCCA